One Bdellovibrio bacteriovorus str. Tiberius DNA segment encodes these proteins:
- a CDS encoding sugar phosphate nucleotidyltransferase, which produces MNVMLLAAGEGTRLRPYTLTLPKPAIPFVTVPLAGHSLSFLGNLAINKLVVNTYHLPGEIHHLFHSLRHHAKSLHFSDEVGQILGSGGGLGKARDHFMGDDSFVMMNADEIILPKEADIMKKAITHHRHQRNIATLMVMDHPDVGTKFGGVWTDAHNRVLGFGKTPVAGAVKAWHFVGVQILADRVFDFIPAQGESNILYDALTAAIKKGLSVEAYPFECTWFETGNPTDFLEASEKCLHYLAGPVTYQKTTLEGTLKRYSKEETILASTDGGFSLISKSAFLGHSRIHGTFCAGPGAIVENGCELTNVIVGANARVPAGTQAKDTLFL; this is translated from the coding sequence ATGAATGTGATGCTGCTGGCGGCGGGTGAAGGCACAAGACTTCGCCCCTACACGCTGACACTTCCAAAGCCGGCCATTCCGTTTGTAACGGTCCCGTTGGCTGGACACTCTCTCAGTTTTCTGGGAAATCTTGCCATCAACAAGCTGGTGGTAAACACCTATCACCTGCCCGGCGAAATCCACCACCTTTTCCACAGCCTGCGCCACCATGCGAAGTCTTTGCATTTTTCTGACGAAGTTGGACAGATTCTGGGGAGCGGTGGCGGACTGGGTAAAGCCCGGGATCACTTTATGGGTGATGATTCCTTCGTCATGATGAATGCCGATGAGATCATTCTTCCCAAAGAAGCTGACATCATGAAAAAAGCGATCACTCATCACCGTCACCAGCGCAATATCGCGACTTTGATGGTGATGGATCATCCCGACGTGGGAACAAAGTTTGGTGGCGTCTGGACAGATGCCCACAACCGCGTTCTGGGCTTTGGAAAAACCCCGGTCGCCGGAGCCGTGAAGGCATGGCATTTTGTCGGCGTTCAGATTCTTGCTGACAGGGTTTTTGATTTTATTCCGGCACAAGGTGAATCCAATATTCTGTATGACGCTTTAACGGCGGCGATAAAAAAAGGCCTGAGTGTTGAAGCTTATCCTTTTGAATGCACTTGGTTTGAAACAGGAAACCCCACCGACTTTCTGGAGGCTTCTGAAAAGTGCCTGCACTATTTGGCGGGACCTGTGACTTATCAAAAGACCACTCTGGAAGGAACTCTGAAAAGATATTCCAAAGAAGAAACCATTTTGGCCTCTACTGACGGAGGCTTCAGCTTGATTTCAAAATCCGCGTTCCTGGGACATTCACGAATTCACGGCACTTTCTGCGCAGGTCCCGGAGCCATTGTGGAAAATGGCTGTGAACTGACCAACGTCATCGTGGGCGCCAACGCCCGGGTGCCAGCCGGCACTCAGGCCAAAGACACTCTCTTTCTGTAG